A single region of the Triticum dicoccoides isolate Atlit2015 ecotype Zavitan chromosome 2B, WEW_v2.0, whole genome shotgun sequence genome encodes:
- the LOC119363611 gene encoding uncharacterized protein LOC119363611 isoform X4, translating into MLARAGRAAEQSRPAAEAVRVVAIGKTKPVSLLRQLRRELRPGVYHQGAAASRRYPVAFRRTLAEQQGEISCRHSGRCQGDAGPRHGGIAS; encoded by the exons ATGCTGGCGCGGGCGGGGCGTGCGGCGGAGCAGTCCaggccggcggcggaggcggtgcgGGTGGTGGCGATCGGGAAGACCAAGCCGGTGTCCCTGCTGCGGCAGCTTCGACGAGAACTACGTCCAGGAGTTTATCACCAAGGCGCCGCAG CTTCCAGAAGATATCCGGTGGCATTTCGTCGGACACTTGCAGAGCAACAAGGTGAAATCTCTTGTAG GCACTCAGGAAGGTGCCAAGGAGATGCTGGACCAAGGCATGGAGGCATTGCGAGCTGA
- the LOC119363611 gene encoding uncharacterized protein LOC119363611 isoform X1 translates to MLARAGRAAEQSRPAAEAVRVVAIGKTKPVSLLRQLRRELRPGVYHQGAAASRRYPVAFRRTLAEQQGEISCRHRISAAATPASTDDAMHGASQGTQEGAKEMLDQGMEALRAEEHIAADAGGRAGEPRIGGSADWCFYEEIGCHCLVFLCILVCL, encoded by the exons ATGCTGGCGCGGGCGGGGCGTGCGGCGGAGCAGTCCaggccggcggcggaggcggtgcgGGTGGTGGCGATCGGGAAGACCAAGCCGGTGTCCCTGCTGCGGCAGCTTCGACGAGAACTACGTCCAGGAGTTTATCACCAAGGCGCCGCAG CTTCCAGAAGATATCCGGTGGCATTTCGTCGGACACTTGCAGAGCAACAAGGTGAAATCTCTTGTAG ACACCGCATTTCTGCTGCTGCAACCCCAGCTAGCACCGATGACGCCATGCATGGAGCAAGTCAAG GCACTCAGGAAGGTGCCAAGGAGATGCTGGACCAAGGCATGGAGGCATTGCGAGCTGAAGAGCACATAGCTGCAGATGCTGGAGGCCGGGCCGGTGAGCCGAGGATTGGAGGTAGCGCTGATTGGTGTTTTTATGAAGAGATAGGATGCCACTGTTTGGTGTTTTTATGCATTTTGGTTTGCTTGTAA
- the LOC119363611 gene encoding uncharacterized protein LOC119363611 isoform X2: MLARAGRAAEQSRPAAEAVRVVAIGKTKPVSLLRQLRRELRPGVYHQGAAASRRYPVAFRRTLAEQQGTQEGAKEMLDQGMEALRAEEHIAADAGGRAGEPRIGGSADWCFYEEIGCHCLVFLCILVCL, encoded by the exons ATGCTGGCGCGGGCGGGGCGTGCGGCGGAGCAGTCCaggccggcggcggaggcggtgcgGGTGGTGGCGATCGGGAAGACCAAGCCGGTGTCCCTGCTGCGGCAGCTTCGACGAGAACTACGTCCAGGAGTTTATCACCAAGGCGCCGCAG CTTCCAGAAGATATCCGGTGGCATTTCGTCGGACACTTGCAGAGCAACAAG GCACTCAGGAAGGTGCCAAGGAGATGCTGGACCAAGGCATGGAGGCATTGCGAGCTGAAGAGCACATAGCTGCAGATGCTGGAGGCCGGGCCGGTGAGCCGAGGATTGGAGGTAGCGCTGATTGGTGTTTTTATGAAGAGATAGGATGCCACTGTTTGGTGTTTTTATGCATTTTGGTTTGCTTGTAA
- the LOC119363611 gene encoding uncharacterized protein LOC119363611 isoform X3 codes for MLARAGRAAEQSRPAAEAVRVVAIGKTKPVSLLRQLRRELRPGVYHQGAAASRRYPVAFRRTLAEQQDTAFLLLQPQLAPMTPCMEQVKALRKVPRRCWTKAWRHCELKST; via the exons ATGCTGGCGCGGGCGGGGCGTGCGGCGGAGCAGTCCaggccggcggcggaggcggtgcgGGTGGTGGCGATCGGGAAGACCAAGCCGGTGTCCCTGCTGCGGCAGCTTCGACGAGAACTACGTCCAGGAGTTTATCACCAAGGCGCCGCAG CTTCCAGAAGATATCCGGTGGCATTTCGTCGGACACTTGCAGAGCAACAAG ACACCGCATTTCTGCTGCTGCAACCCCAGCTAGCACCGATGACGCCATGCATGGAGCAAGTCAAG GCACTCAGGAAGGTGCCAAGGAGATGCTGGACCAAGGCATGGAGGCATTGCGAGCTGAAGAGCACATAG